Part of the Stackebrandtia endophytica genome is shown below.
GACCGTTTGATCCACTGTGGTTTTGATTGGTGGGGTATGCCGACGCCGACGGTGATGTGCCGTCCGAATGGCGCTATATCACACTGATTTTGACAATTAGTATGACTAAGTAGTCGGTGGAATCGGTGATTTGCCGTCCCCCGAATCGGCATCGCGTCCGATTATGGAACTAATGACCGATATGCGGCACCACATTGGTCACCACGAGTACCCGACCGGCTGCCAAGCAGCGTGATTCTTGCCATCGTGAGCGTGATCACCGGCAAGTCTGTCAAGTTTTCGTTTTCCTATCGTTATCAATTGGTGTGGTTTTCGCTGCTGAGAAACCCGAATTCTGGGTTAGCGTTCCGCATTACGTGGCCATCAGGCCGCCTCATCCCTCTTCGCCGCCGGCGCCTTATGCCATTGATCCGGTTCGGTGAAGCCATGAGAACGACTAACTATGGAGACTCGATGGTGCGCAACAAACGCGTTATCACCGCCATCTCCGCTGTGGCGCTGGCCGGCCTCGGTCTCGCAGCTTGCGGGAGTGGCGATGGCGGAAGCAGCAGCGGCGGAGGCGACGGCACACTGCGGCTCGGTAACTCCGAACCCCAGAACCTGATCCCGCCGAACGTCCAGGAGACCGCCGGCGGTGACGTGGTGGACCTGCTCTACGCCGGTCTGTACACCTATGACATGGAGGGCAACCTCGAGCCGGTGCTGGCCGAGGACGTTCCCCAGTCCGAGGACAACAAGGTCTGGACCATCAAGGTCGGTGAAGGGCACACCTTCCAAAACGGTGAGGCCATCAACGCCGACACCTTCGTCAAGACCTGGAACTACGCCGTTCACGGCGACAACGCCAACTACGGCGCCTCGTTCTTCAAGCAGATCGACGGCTGGCAGGACATGCAGTTGGGCTCCGACGGTGACGCCGCCGCGGCCGACGAACTGTCCGGTGTCGTCGCGTTGGACGAGTACACCCTTGAGATCACCCTGTCCGACCCGTGGGTCGGCTTCCCGGTGACCCTGGGCTACTCGGCGTTCATGCCGCTGGCCGACGAGTGCCTGGCCGACATCGACGCCTGCAACGAGACCCCGATCGGCAACGGCCCGTACCAGATCGACGGCAAGTGGAACCACAACCAGTCGATCCACATGGACCGCTGGGACGGCTTCAAGGGCACCCAGCCCTCGATCGAGCGCATCGAGTTCAAGATCTACACCGGTGACGCCACCGCGTGGCCCGACTTCGAGGCCGGCAAGATCGACATCGCCGCGCCCAACGCCGAGCAGTACGAGGTCGCCAAGAACACCTACGGCGACAAGATGTTCGAGGACGAGACCGCGCAGGCGTGGGGCCTCGGCTTCCCCGTCTACGACGACGTCTTCAGCGACCCGGACGTCCGCAAGGCCTTCTCCATGGCGATCGACCGTCAGGCCTACATCGACGGCCTGTTCCAGGGCCGTTACACCGTGGCGAACTCCTACGCTCCCGCGGCGATCCCCGGCCACCTGGACAACACCTGTGGCGACGCGTGCAGCTTCGACCCCGAAGCCGCCAAGGACCTGCTGGCCACGACCGACTTCCCGATGGACAAGACCGTCGAGCTGTGGGTCAACAGTGGACCGGGTGAGGACTACCTGAAGGTGCTGGGCGACCAGCTGTCGGCGAACCTGGGCATCGAGTACGTCCTGAAGACCCTCGAATGGCCGGACTTCCTGACCAAGAAGGACAACCGCGAGCTGACCGGTCCGTTCCTCACCGGATGGTCCCCGGACTACCCGCTGAGCCAGAACTACATGGAGCCGCTGTACGGCGGTGGACCGGACAACGACTTCGGTTACCACGGCGAGGAGTTCGAGCAGCTGCTGGCCGAGGGCAACCGGGCCGAAGACCTCGAAGACGCCCTGGTCAAGTACCAGGAGGCGGAGAAGGCGCTCGCCGCCGACCTGCCGATGGCGCCGATCTGGGTCACCCGGACCGCCACCGTGATCGGCGACAACGTCGACCCGGCCTCCTTCCAGCGCAACCCCATCCTGGGCACCATCGACTTCACCGCCCTGAAGTTGGGGTAGCCCACCAGGGGCCGGTCCGTCACACCGGATCGGCCCCACCAATCTTCGGTGGCGATCTCACATCGCTCATCGAACCGCTGTCGGCTCCCTCGTCGACGGCATCCGTCACGGGTGGCGGCCAACGGCATCGGCCGCCACCCACCTCCCCACCTCGAATCGACAGGTGATCGCGTTGGACGAATCGAATCGGAAGGGCCGGTCGTGGGACGTTATGTGATCCGACGGCTGCTTCAGGCGGTCCTCACCCTGTTCTTTGTCCTGTTCCTGCTGCACTATCTGTTGTCCCTGGCCATTCAGGTCAACGGCAACCCCGCGCGGACCTTCTTCGGCGACAAACCCGTCACCGCCGAGCAGTTGGCCGCCGTCGAAGCCAAGTTCGGCACCGACGACCCCTGCCTCGACACGATCGGTGACCCCTGCCTCGGCATGTTCGGCAAGCGCATGGGCGACTGGCTGACCCTCGACTTCGGTACCACCTTCCACGGGTACTCGGTCACCGAGCAGATCGCGCAGGCCGTGCCGCCCACCCTGATCCTGTTCGCGATCAGTACCGCCGTGTGGGTACTGATCGGGATCACCGCGGGTGTGCTCGCCGCGATGAAACGCGGCAAGTTCTTCGACTATCTCGTCCGCACCGGAACGACGTTCACCGTCGCCGTGCCGACCTTCCTTCTTCTGGTGATCACCCAACAACTGGTCGGGGTGTCACTGGGCAACTGGGCACGAAGTACCTTCGGCCGAGACAGCGTG
Proteins encoded:
- a CDS encoding ABC transporter substrate-binding protein, yielding MRTTNYGDSMVRNKRVITAISAVALAGLGLAACGSGDGGSSSGGGDGTLRLGNSEPQNLIPPNVQETAGGDVVDLLYAGLYTYDMEGNLEPVLAEDVPQSEDNKVWTIKVGEGHTFQNGEAINADTFVKTWNYAVHGDNANYGASFFKQIDGWQDMQLGSDGDAAAADELSGVVALDEYTLEITLSDPWVGFPVTLGYSAFMPLADECLADIDACNETPIGNGPYQIDGKWNHNQSIHMDRWDGFKGTQPSIERIEFKIYTGDATAWPDFEAGKIDIAAPNAEQYEVAKNTYGDKMFEDETAQAWGLGFPVYDDVFSDPDVRKAFSMAIDRQAYIDGLFQGRYTVANSYAPAAIPGHLDNTCGDACSFDPEAAKDLLATTDFPMDKTVELWVNSGPGEDYLKVLGDQLSANLGIEYVLKTLEWPDFLTKKDNRELTGPFLTGWSPDYPLSQNYMEPLYGGGPDNDFGYHGEEFEQLLAEGNRAEDLEDALVKYQEAEKALAADLPMAPIWVTRTATVIGDNVDPASFQRNPILGTIDFTALKLG
- a CDS encoding ABC transporter permease, whose translation is MGRYVIRRLLQAVLTLFFVLFLLHYLLSLAIQVNGNPARTFFGDKPVTAEQLAAVEAKFGTDDPCLDTIGDPCLGMFGKRMGDWLTLDFGTTFHGYSVTEQIAQAVPPTLILFAISTAVWVLIGITAGVLAAMKRGKFFDYLVRTGTTFTVAVPTFLLLVITQQLVGVSLGNWARSTFGRDSVLGIVFQPSYDHDHPFLSLLVPGILLGAFGIAGITRLSRTSMLENLRADFVRTAKAKGLRPRRVTVVHTLRNSLIPVITLIGFAMADALGGTVITEGIYSIPGMGGLAFSATRDNDLTMVIAIVAILSVSFMLVTLIIDLLYAVLDPRIRYE